In Lytechinus variegatus isolate NC3 chromosome 12, Lvar_3.0, whole genome shotgun sequence, a single window of DNA contains:
- the LOC121425289 gene encoding uncharacterized protein LOC121425289, with amino-acid sequence MNDRLVAGGGAILSATCLLICAFSTNVVVVGVGLALTGTGFACIFLPTTLIINDYFPDNFVMMNTLSLYGLTAGAAFIPFIVERSEEAYGYHGSFLILAGIGFHVMVCAAVIRKPIMKKIKSHCPEAKTMGLARTDSEMTSKLIRPKNNSALESRGEDIPSQEHQSTSTGSDHSEIAFDDVDAAVTTEHLPLITEEDNDELMGASAGTSKGNAEPWYKFCFTGLTFHDWLVLLNMPSFYIFSYAFYGWILFLVPHAESLGIISSHAVLLSSLAGIGGILGRTVFIILISKNVDPLLIYIPVSIVCTLTFLLDFVGSGYHVRAGLAFVQGICFFTEDTMPLAVVKKIVLDPDKFRRFSAMVFLCFGLGATSAGYMTGFLFDLTHSYTKVFMFIGVLHFVSTVILITTVILLRTHSPRITTEGNK; translated from the exons ATGAACGATCGACTGGTCGCCGGAGGAGGAGCAATACTCAGCGCGACTTGCCTACTCATATGTGCTTTTTCAACTAATGTTGTAGTTGTGGGCGTGGGTCTCGCATTAACAG GGACCGGTTTTGCCTGTATTTTTCTGCCCACAACGCTCATCATAAACGACTATTTCCCTGATAATTTTGTCATGATGAACACGCTTTCCTTGTATGGTCTGACTGCAGGTGCAGCTTTCATACCGTTCATCGTAGAAAGATCGGAAGAGGCTTACGGGTACCACGGAAGTTTTCTGATCTTAGCCGGTATTGGTTTTCACGTCATGGTGTGTGCTGCGGTAATCCGTAAACCAATCATGAAGAAAATTAAAAGTCATTGTCCTGAAGCTAAGACGATGGGACTGGCTCGAACAGATAGCGAGATGACAAGTAAGCTTATACGACCGAAAAATAACAGCGCTCTGGAATCAAGGGGTGAAGATATTCCTTCTCAGGAACATCAGTCAACCAGTACAGGATCTGATCATTCAGAGATTGCGTTTGATGACGTTGATGCTGCTGTGACCACTGAACACTTACCACTGATCACCGAAGAAGACAACGACGAACTGATGGGGGCGTCTGCAGGGACATCGAAGGGCAATGCCGAACCTTGGTATAAGTTCTGTTTCACAGGTCTTACGTTTCATGACTGGCTGGTCCTGTTGAACATGCCATCGTTTTACATCTTCTCATACGCATTTTACGGTTGGATTCTGTTCTTGGTACCCCATGCCGAATCCCTTGGAATTATCAGTTCCCATGCGGTATTATTATCCTCCTTGGCAGGTATTGGAGGTATCTTAGGAAGAACAGTGTTCATTATTCTCATTTCTAAAAACGTCGATCCTTTATTGATATACATCCCCGTCAGTATTGTCTGCACCCTGACTTTTCTCCTTGACTTCGTCGGATCAGGGTATCATGTTCGGGCCGGTTTGGCGTTCGTCCAAGGCATTTGTTTCTTTACTGAAGATACTATGCCTCTTGCCGTGGTAAAGAAGATTGTATTAGACCCAGACAAATTCAGACGATTTTCTGCAATGGTATTTTTATGTTTTGGATTAGGAGCAACTTCAGCAGGTTATATGACAG GATTTCTGTTCGACTTAACTCATTCCTACACCAAGGTCTTCATGTTCATCGGTGTTCTTCACTTTGTTTCTACGGTAATCTTGATCACCACCGTTATCTTATTGAGAACGCATTCACCGAGGATCACCACGGAAGGGAACAAGTGA